The Nocardioides ochotonae genome segment GCACCGTGGTGCTCAAGCCCGCCCCGGAGGGACCGGTCAGCACGATGATCCTGGCCGAGGCGCTCGAGGCCGCCGGCCTTCCCGAGGGCGTGATCAGCCTGCTGCCCGGTGGCCGCGAGGTCGGCGAGCACCTGGTGAAGCACCGAGACGTGGACAAGATCTCGTTCACCGGCAGCACCGCTGCCGGTCGCCGGATCATGAGTCTCGCCGGCGAGCGGATCGCCCGGGTCACCCTGGAGCTGGGCGGCAAGTCGGCCGGCATCATCGCCGATGACATCCCGCTCGACCAGGTGCTGCCCACGCTGGCCTTCGCCGGCATCGGCAGCTCTGGGCAGGTCTGCGCCGCGATCACCCGGATCGTGGTGCCGCGGCACCGCCAGGACGAGGTCGTCGAGGCGCTCAAGGGGATCTTCGAGGGCGTCAAGGTCGGCGACCCGCGCGAGCCCGACACCGTGATCGGCCCGCTGGCCGCCGAGCGCCAGCGCGAGCGGGTCGAGGGCTACATCCAGCTGGGCCTCGAGGAGGGCGCCCGTCTGGTCACCGGCGGTGAGCGGCCGAAGGACCTGGAGAAGGGCTGGTACGTCCCGCCGACGATCTTCGCCGACGTCCGCAACGACATGCGGATCGCTCAGGAGGAGATCTTCGGTCCGGTGGTCTGCGTGATCCCCTTCGACACGATCGAGGAGGCGATCCAGATCGCCAACGACTCCGACTACGGCCTCTCGGGTGCCGTCTACGCCTCGGACGTCGAGCTCGCCGAGCGGATCGCGCGGCAGGTGCGCACCGGCCAGATCTCGGTCAACACCTGGGGCATGTGCGTCGTCCAGCCGTTCGGCGGCTACAAGCAGTCCGGTCTGGGCCGCGAGGGCAACGTCGAGGGCCTCAGCGCCTTTCTCGAGACGAAGCTCATCCAGTACGCCTGAGCCGACGCAGCACCACACGACCCGGGGGTCGTCCGAGCGATCGGGCGGCCCCCGTGGCGTGTCCGCGCAGGGGCACGTCACCCCAGCGGACCGCCGTCCGGGCGGGCATGCCTTCCCGTCCCTGCGGGCACTCGTGAGACCTCGGACGAACGCCGCGACCGCGCGCGGACACCGACCCACGACCCCCAACAAAGGAACCCCCATGTGCCGTGTCCTCGCCTACGTCGGGCCTGAGGTCCCCCTGAAGAGCCTGTTGCTCACCCCCGAGAACAGCCTCATCAACCAGACCCTCGACCCGGAGGCCCACCCGCAGCTGCAGCTGGCCGGGTGGGGCTTCGCCGCGTGGAGCGAGCACTTCTGCGAGCCCGAGACCCCCTTCGTCTACCACCGGCCCATGGCCGCCTTCTACGACGACAACGTCCACAAGGTCGTCCCGGCCCTGCGGGCCAACACGATGCTGGCCCACGTGCGCGCAGCGGACTACAACGCGCACGTCGTGCTGGCCGACGAGAACTGCCACCCCTTCATCTTCGACGGCACCCCGTGGGCCATCGCGCAGAACGGTGACGTCCCGAGCTGGCAGCTCCTCCAGCGCGAGCTGCTGCAGCACTGCAAGGACGAGTACCTGTCGCAGATGAGCGGCACCACCGACACCGAGTTCTTCTTCGTGCTCCTCCTCTCCCTGATGGAGAGCGACAGCGACGAGGACGTGAAGCGCGCCGTCGAGGAGGCGGTGCGGCTGATCGCGCAGGCGCGGCAGAAGCTCGACATCCCGGAGCTCACCAAGCTGAAGATGGCCCTCGTCTCCCCGAAGCGGGTCATCGGGATCAACACCGGGACCGGCCACCACGGCGAGACCGACCCCGCGGGTGACTGGCGAGAGCTGCGGGAGGCGGAGCCGGGCACGGACGAATTCGCCCTCGGCATGCTGCTCGAGCCGATGTACATGCTGACCGGTCGCCACCTGCAGACCGAGAAGGGCGCCTACGGCTTCGAGGAGTGCGGCGACGACCAGGCGACCTCCGCCATCTTCGCCTCCGAGCCGCTGACCGAGGACACCGAGGACTGGTCCGAGCTGGTGTTCGGGCAGATCGTCTTCATCGAGAAGGACGGCGCGAGCATCACCCGGACCGTCGACGACCTCAAGATCTGACCCCGCGAGCAACCGCTGAGTGAACCTCAGCCCTCGCGCCGCACCCGCCGCGCGTGCTCGAGCCAATCCTTCGCCTTCTCCATGTGCGCGATGTCGACGTGCGTGCCGCGGAAGCGGACGGCGCCGTGGCCCTCGGCGACGGCCTTCTCGACCGTCGCCACCAGCTCCTCGTGGTGGGCGACCTCCTCGTCGGAGGGGGTGTAGACCTCGTGCACCACCGGTACGTGCGAAGGGTGGATCAGGATCTGCCCGCGGAAGCCCAGCTGAAGGCCGTAGTCGGCGAACTCCCGCAGCCCCTCGAGGTCGCCGAGGTCCTCCCACAGACCCGTGAGCGCGTGCAGCCCGTACTGCCGGCAGGCGAGCAGGATCCGGCTGCGCAGGTAGAGCGTCTCGCTGCCCTCGCGCGACTGCCGGTAGCCGACGGCCTTCGCGATGTCGGCGTGCTGGGACGTCGGGCCGATCATCGCGCCCACCCGCGGGGAGGCGCCGGCGATCTCGAAGGCGTTGGTGATCGCGTCGACCATCTCGACCGGCACGATCATCTCCAGGCCCTCGGCGCCGTTGCGCGCCTCGAACCAGTCGATCAGCGTCTCCCACCGCACCACGTCGGTGGCGTTGCGGATCTTCGGCGTGAAGAGGCCGGTCAGCGCGGGGCAGACCACGGCCTCCAGGTCGGTGCCCGACATCCGGGTGTCCAGCGCGTTGGGCCGCACGAAGAGGCCCACGTCGGGCGACTCCTTGCGCAGGTCCTCGAGCGTCTGGCGCGCCGTCTGACGTGCCCCCTCCTTGAGGCCGGACGGGACCGAGTCCTCCAGGTCGACGACGATGCAGTCAGCCCCCGAGGCGAGCGCCTTGCGGGCCCACT includes the following:
- a CDS encoding class II glutamine amidotransferase produces the protein MCRVLAYVGPEVPLKSLLLTPENSLINQTLDPEAHPQLQLAGWGFAAWSEHFCEPETPFVYHRPMAAFYDDNVHKVVPALRANTMLAHVRAADYNAHVVLADENCHPFIFDGTPWAIAQNGDVPSWQLLQRELLQHCKDEYLSQMSGTTDTEFFFVLLLSLMESDSDEDVKRAVEEAVRLIAQARQKLDIPELTKLKMALVSPKRVIGINTGTGHHGETDPAGDWRELREAEPGTDEFALGMLLEPMYMLTGRHLQTEKGAYGFEECGDDQATSAIFASEPLTEDTEDWSELVFGQIVFIEKDGASITRTVDDLKI
- a CDS encoding HpcH/HpaI aldolase/citrate lyase family protein codes for the protein MHPYRSILFVPAHKPEWARKALASGADCIVVDLEDSVPSGLKEGARQTARQTLEDLRKESPDVGLFVRPNALDTRMSGTDLEAVVCPALTGLFTPKIRNATDVVRWETLIDWFEARNGAEGLEMIVPVEMVDAITNAFEIAGASPRVGAMIGPTSQHADIAKAVGYRQSREGSETLYLRSRILLACRQYGLHALTGLWEDLGDLEGLREFADYGLQLGFRGQILIHPSHVPVVHEVYTPSDEEVAHHEELVATVEKAVAEGHGAVRFRGTHVDIAHMEKAKDWLEHARRVRREG
- a CDS encoding aldehyde dehydrogenase, which gives rise to MSTGTIRSFDKLFIGGKWVEPATDRTIDVISPITEEVIATVPEASEADIDMAVAAARRAFDEGPWPRMSAAERAEVLARVGKEVENRLPEMIEAFTAEIGAPAAISEAFHGNAIKMWGDASTLHERFEFEEERTWADGHGKLVREPIGVAAVIIPWNGPVATASLKIGPALAAGCTVVLKPAPEGPVSTMILAEALEAAGLPEGVISLLPGGREVGEHLVKHRDVDKISFTGSTAAGRRIMSLAGERIARVTLELGGKSAGIIADDIPLDQVLPTLAFAGIGSSGQVCAAITRIVVPRHRQDEVVEALKGIFEGVKVGDPREPDTVIGPLAAERQRERVEGYIQLGLEEGARLVTGGERPKDLEKGWYVPPTIFADVRNDMRIAQEEIFGPVVCVIPFDTIEEAIQIANDSDYGLSGAVYASDVELAERIARQVRTGQISVNTWGMCVVQPFGGYKQSGLGREGNVEGLSAFLETKLIQYA